Proteins encoded together in one Branchiostoma floridae strain S238N-H82 chromosome 18, Bfl_VNyyK, whole genome shotgun sequence window:
- the LOC118405448 gene encoding uncharacterized protein LOC118405448, whose amino-acid sequence MYDYERRGAGAERGWSREGLEQRGVGAESGWSGEGLEQRGAGAEGGWSRGGLEQRGWSGEWLEWRVVGVESGWSGEWLEWRGVGAENGWSGEWLERRGAGVESGWSGEWLEWRGAGVERGWSGEWLEWRVVGLESGWSGEGLELRMVGVESGWSGEWLDWRVAGVESGWSGEWLERRVVGVESGWSGEWLEQRVAGAERGWSREGLERRVAGAERG is encoded by the coding sequence atgtatgaCTATGAGCGGAGAGGGGCTGGAGCGGAGAGGGGCTGGAGCAGAGAGGGGCTGGAGCAGAGAGGGGTTGGAGCGGAGAGTGGCTGGAGCGGAGAGGGGCTGGAGCAGAGGGGGGCTGGAGCAGAGGGGGGCTGGAGCAGAGGGGGGCTGGAGCAGAGGGGCTGGAGTGGAGAGTGGTTGGAGTGGAGAGTGGTTGGAGTGGAGAGTGGTTGGAGTGGAGAGTGGTTGGAGTGGAGAGGGGTTGGAGCTGAGAATGGTTGGAGTGGAGAGTGGTTGGAGCGGAGAGGGGCTGGAGTGGAGAGTGGTTGGAGTGGAGAGTGGTTGGAGTGGAGAGGGGCTGGAGTGGAGAGGGGTTGGAGTGGAGAGTGGTTGGAGTGGAGAGTGGTTGGATTGGAGAGTGGTTGGAGTGGAGAGGGGTTGGAGCTGAGAATGGTTGGAGTGGAGAGTGGTTGGAGCGGAGAGTGGTTGGATTGGAGAGTGGCTGGAGTGGAGAGTGGTTGGAGTGGAGAGTGGTTGGAGCGGAGAGTGGTTGGAGTGGAGAGTGGTTGGAGTGGAGAGTGGCTGGAGCAGAGAGTGGCTGGAGCGGAGAGGGGCTGGAGCAGAGAGGGGCTGGAGCGGAGAGTGGCTGGAGCGGAGAGGGGCTAG